One region of Luteolibacter yonseiensis genomic DNA includes:
- a CDS encoding NACHT domain-containing protein, whose amino-acid sequence MEIERTFQNISEGSLDKADQQSYLVSLGWSGSTGWQELLRSKRVLIISEAGAGKTYECESQCKRLWDAGEPAFHLELATLAGSRLRDMLDLEQESRFEGWLISQCDVATFFLDSIDELKLSRGSFKVALTQLAKECYGKLGRMRIIITTRPIPFDEQLVRKLFPVPQFAEIETSADGETFAQIALHGRRNKKKENEEEVPPDWRTVALMPLSDSQISDFAQTQGVDEPEALLKDLRRRNAEEFARRPQDLIELCADWRNFKRIRTHREQVESNVRIKLKPREDRRELSELSVDKAMEGASRLALAMMGTRRLTIRHSAEADSGGDGVPLDPSAILSDWSADERKTLLERPLFGFASYGRVRFHHRSVPEYLAAERIKLLRERGMTSRALRRLLFAATRGKVIVRPSKRPIAGWIALTEEMVFETLRDYEPAVLLTEGDPESLSLTQKNQALSAYAEHYSKGGWRGLSVPHIQIHRFAVPQLSGEIKRIWMQGIENPEIREILLNLIEVGRITECLDIAYAVAMDVGASRPERFAAIEALAMCNDLRVDIITAGIAENAELWPDDLAQNIAVGLFPKHLKVNHFFQILGRLKKKKRGIGDLSWQLPRLIVEADLDASTLEALRDGLFDLASAGLRWQDGWPHIVSNRDDLSCALATTCVRSFNVGSMTSWIHASNLALQLPRQDHGGDEAYTQLQKLLAELTADRNAQLFWAGNTLIQSIHPTASAWERYYEIIHQGAACINSERDLAWIKEALFDSTRSSIDRALLLEAAMRHAPSQDEWRNHLIGLKPLVADELELLGIVEDSLKPQEPNEEHKRWEKKHARQKKRLERKQAETHVSWVNFWSEIANQPDTVFSLERRGNTAWYLWNVMSKAGDGSRASSWNRRFIEEQFGKEIADRLRLTLMEQWRKERPTLRSERPDEEKNTYLVRWLLGLAAIYAEAEDVQWATKLSDEEAKLVARFAAIGYDGLPLWMEALVKVHSAGVVAILGRELLFDLESDAGTDSMLLQNIDQSSEPVIDIFLPILRAWLNDNYKCKGKNVNVTAQRIVQVVHFLIKNGDKETRADICAMAHERLGKKISIPVAKVWLPVLMRLDPSSGVNALEARMKSSGKATRSRPEKWIGDIFDDRHDGINLSDPQFTPQILLRLVRLAYRHVHPADDAKRDDAERARSWIVNALLKTNGEEGWTAKWEMASDPVCAHFKDRIIALAEEQWAEEIDGIALDEEQVIALDKTGEAPPSTNEAMFAMMLDRLSDLEDLLLRDDSPRELWAGITEEKIMRRAIAEKLNYHANGLYKIGQEGVTADEKETDIRLLSTTSLYEAVIELKLADGRSAKDLRDTLETQLVEKYMAPETRRSGCLMFTLSKNRYWDHPDTGSRIGFTELADLLREEANRIVEKLGAAIRLHVCALDLRPRLPTEAKRVKKTRNSKNSALLGEASIKIKNRRPL is encoded by the coding sequence GCTGCGTTCAAAACGCGTGCTCATTATTTCCGAGGCTGGGGCAGGAAAAACATACGAGTGCGAATCGCAGTGCAAACGCCTTTGGGATGCTGGAGAACCGGCATTTCATCTAGAGCTGGCTACGCTGGCAGGAAGTCGCTTACGAGACATGCTTGATCTTGAGCAAGAAAGCCGTTTCGAAGGCTGGCTAATATCTCAATGTGATGTAGCCACTTTCTTTCTGGATTCCATTGATGAGCTAAAGCTCAGCCGCGGCTCCTTTAAAGTTGCATTAACGCAGCTTGCAAAAGAATGCTATGGGAAGTTAGGTCGAATGCGTATTATTATCACCACACGGCCTATTCCGTTCGATGAACAGCTCGTGAGAAAGTTGTTCCCCGTGCCTCAGTTTGCGGAGATCGAAACCAGTGCTGATGGCGAAACATTTGCTCAGATTGCCCTGCATGGTCGGCGAAACAAAAAGAAAGAGAATGAAGAGGAAGTCCCGCCAGATTGGCGAACTGTGGCGTTAATGCCATTATCGGATAGCCAGATCTCGGATTTTGCGCAGACTCAAGGTGTGGATGAACCCGAGGCGTTGCTGAAGGATTTGCGACGTCGGAATGCCGAGGAGTTTGCCCGGCGACCTCAAGACCTGATCGAACTCTGCGCTGATTGGCGGAATTTCAAGCGTATCCGCACTCATCGGGAGCAGGTGGAGAGCAACGTGCGTATCAAATTAAAGCCGCGAGAAGACCGGCGCGAGCTCTCTGAGTTATCGGTCGACAAAGCAATGGAAGGAGCAAGTCGTCTCGCTCTGGCCATGATGGGAACTCGCCGTCTAACTATTCGGCACAGTGCGGAGGCCGATTCCGGGGGTGATGGTGTTCCGTTAGATCCCTCCGCAATTCTTTCCGACTGGAGTGCTGACGAGCGCAAGACATTGCTGGAACGGCCGTTGTTCGGTTTTGCTTCGTACGGCCGGGTGCGCTTTCATCATCGATCGGTGCCTGAGTACCTTGCCGCAGAGCGGATTAAACTACTGCGCGAGCGGGGTATGACTTCGCGTGCGCTCAGACGACTACTTTTCGCAGCAACCAGAGGAAAAGTCATCGTGCGGCCATCAAAACGGCCTATCGCCGGATGGATTGCTCTGACCGAAGAAATGGTTTTCGAGACTCTACGTGATTATGAGCCAGCTGTGCTGCTCACAGAGGGAGATCCCGAATCGTTATCATTGACCCAAAAAAACCAAGCACTTAGCGCATATGCCGAGCATTATAGTAAGGGTGGCTGGCGCGGGCTTTCCGTGCCTCATATACAAATTCACCGCTTTGCCGTGCCTCAATTGTCTGGCGAAATCAAGCGTATTTGGATGCAGGGGATCGAAAATCCTGAAATTCGTGAAATTCTCCTTAATTTGATCGAGGTCGGTAGAATTACTGAATGTTTGGATATTGCTTATGCGGTTGCAATGGACGTTGGAGCATCGCGCCCTGAGCGATTTGCTGCCATTGAGGCGTTGGCGATGTGCAATGACTTGCGTGTGGATATCATAACGGCCGGAATAGCGGAAAATGCTGAACTTTGGCCGGATGATCTCGCCCAGAATATAGCTGTTGGGCTTTTCCCTAAGCATCTCAAAGTGAATCATTTTTTTCAGATTTTGGGACGCCTAAAAAAGAAGAAGCGCGGCATCGGTGACTTGAGCTGGCAGCTTCCTCGACTGATCGTAGAGGCCGATTTGGATGCTTCAACATTGGAAGCTTTGCGCGATGGTCTATTCGATTTGGCCTCCGCTGGATTACGATGGCAAGACGGATGGCCGCATATCGTTTCGAATCGTGATGATCTGAGCTGTGCGCTAGCGACCACTTGCGTACGTAGTTTCAATGTTGGCTCGATGACGTCGTGGATACACGCAAGTAATCTTGCCCTTCAGCTTCCTCGCCAAGATCATGGTGGTGATGAGGCGTATACTCAACTTCAGAAACTACTAGCGGAATTGACAGCCGACAGGAATGCTCAGTTATTTTGGGCTGGAAATACATTGATTCAGTCAATCCACCCCACTGCGAGTGCCTGGGAGCGCTACTATGAAATCATACATCAGGGTGCTGCTTGTATAAACTCAGAACGCGATCTGGCCTGGATTAAGGAAGCCCTCTTCGATTCTACCCGATCCTCAATAGATCGTGCATTGCTTTTGGAGGCCGCGATGCGGCATGCCCCAAGCCAAGACGAATGGCGTAACCATCTCATTGGGTTGAAACCACTTGTTGCCGATGAACTCGAACTTCTTGGAATAGTTGAAGATAGTTTGAAGCCGCAAGAGCCCAACGAAGAGCACAAACGTTGGGAAAAAAAACATGCTAGACAGAAAAAGCGACTAGAAAGGAAGCAAGCCGAGACGCATGTAAGTTGGGTGAATTTTTGGAGTGAGATAGCAAATCAGCCTGATACCGTGTTTTCTCTTGAACGGAGAGGCAACACGGCATGGTACCTGTGGAATGTCATGAGTAAGGCTGGAGATGGAAGTCGCGCTTCTAGTTGGAATCGGCGTTTCATTGAAGAACAATTTGGTAAGGAAATCGCAGATCGATTAAGGCTGACTTTGATGGAACAGTGGCGCAAAGAGCGCCCTACGCTAAGAAGTGAGCGACCGGATGAAGAAAAGAACACCTATCTTGTGAGGTGGCTCCTGGGGCTCGCCGCCATTTATGCGGAAGCTGAAGACGTCCAGTGGGCTACGAAGCTTTCGGACGAAGAGGCTAAACTTGTTGCTCGTTTCGCAGCTATCGGATATGATGGCTTGCCTTTGTGGATGGAAGCATTGGTAAAGGTGCACTCGGCAGGAGTAGTGGCAATACTTGGCAGGGAGTTACTTTTTGATCTGGAGAGTGACGCGGGGACAGATTCCATGTTATTACAGAATATCGACCAATCGTCGGAGCCGGTGATAGACATTTTCCTGCCGATTCTTCGTGCATGGTTAAATGACAATTATAAGTGTAAGGGGAAAAATGTAAATGTAACAGCACAACGCATCGTGCAAGTAGTTCATTTTCTGATAAAAAATGGCGATAAAGAAACCCGTGCGGACATTTGCGCAATGGCACACGAGCGTCTTGGGAAAAAAATTTCCATTCCAGTTGCTAAAGTCTGGCTACCGGTGCTGATGCGACTTGATCCGAGTTCTGGCGTTAACGCGCTTGAAGCGCGCATGAAATCAAGTGGAAAGGCGACACGAAGCAGGCCCGAGAAATGGATAGGCGACATCTTCGATGATCGCCATGACGGTATAAATTTATCTGACCCTCAATTTACGCCACAGATCCTTCTCCGGCTTGTGCGTCTGGCGTATCGTCATGTCCATCCGGCGGATGACGCCAAACGCGATGACGCCGAACGTGCGCGCAGTTGGATTGTGAATGCGTTGCTTAAAACCAACGGCGAAGAAGGTTGGACTGCGAAGTGGGAAATGGCATCCGACCCAGTTTGCGCACATTTCAAGGACCGCATAATAGCGCTGGCCGAAGAACAATGGGCGGAGGAGATCGACGGCATTGCTCTTGATGAAGAGCAGGTTATTGCACTCGACAAAACCGGTGAAGCCCCCCCTTCCACGAATGAGGCGATGTTTGCAATGATGTTGGACCGCTTGAGTGACTTAGAAGACCTGCTTTTGCGTGATGACTCGCCGCGCGAGTTATGGGCAGGCATCACCGAAGAAAAGATAATGCGACGTGCAATTGCCGAAAAACTGAATTACCACGCCAACGGACTCTATAAAATTGGTCAGGAAGGCGTGACTGCCGACGAGAAGGAAACTGACATCCGGTTACTTTCCACTACATCGCTTTATGAAGCAGTCATCGAACTCAAGCTGGCTGACGGACGTTCTGCCAAGGACTTACGCGATACTCTTGAAACTCAGCTCGTCGAGAAATACATGGCTCCAGAGACCAGGCGATCAGGTTGTCTCATGTTTACTCTGTCCAAGAATCGGTATTGGGACCATCCCGACACAGGATCTCGTATTGGCTTCACAGAACTAGCAGACCTACTACGCGAAGAGGCCAACAGAATTGTAGAAAAGCTCGGCGCCGCTATTCGTTTGCATGTCTGCGCTCTGGATTTGCGTCCTCGCCTGCCGACCGAAGCCAAACGAGTGAAGAAGACAAGAAATAGTAAAAATAGCGCTCTTTTAGGCGAGGCTTCTATAAAGATAAAAAACCGGCGTCCCTTGTGA
- a CDS encoding polyribonucleotide nucleotidyltransferase, protein MNIHTLTADVGTNPMTFETGKIAKLADGAVTVRCGDTIILVTAVSATKVKSGQTWFPLSVEYKEKATAAGVFPGGYFKREGRPTEKEILTCRMTDRPLRPLFPKGYLYETQIVAILLSADGVNDSDILSMNGASAALALSDIPFAGPIGAVRVGRVDGEFVINPTHDQRADSDLDLIYVGDKENVIMIEGQADELPEDEFIKALHFAQAAVVKLVAAQEELVKLAGKEKRSYELTVAKDNLLEIAYEIAGDRIEAAIYAPSKTERAKKVGALRDEVEAAIKERAPEATDFDVEQAFEYLQKKAFRISIMEKGVRADGRSINDLRTLYGEVGTLPRVHGSAIFSRGETQALAITTLAPADEKQHFDNYAGGEDEKRFILHYNFPPFSVGECGRMGGINRREIGHGSLAERSIEPVIPDESVFPYAIRVSSEVMESNGSTSMASVCAGTMALLDAGVPLIRPVGGISVGLVTETNEDGTLKAHKMLLDIIGSEDFYGDMDFKLCGTDEGVTGYQLDLKLPGLPLSMLEEAIHIAKAGRTKVIAKMAESIVEPKQLSPHAPRIVSVKIPADRIGELIGPGGKNIKGIQAESGAEINIEDDGTVHIYASKQEGLDRAKSMIDRMFQEIEVGKVYTGKVVSITQFGAFMEVLPGKDGLVHVSELAEGRTEKVEDVVKKGDTITAKCLGVDEKGRVKMSRRAWLRDQAAAEAEANPQPVAAE, encoded by the coding sequence ATGAATATCCACACACTTACGGCCGACGTCGGAACCAACCCGATGACGTTCGAAACCGGCAAGATCGCCAAACTCGCCGATGGAGCCGTCACCGTCCGTTGCGGCGACACCATCATCCTCGTCACCGCCGTCTCCGCCACCAAGGTGAAGTCCGGCCAGACCTGGTTCCCACTTTCCGTGGAATATAAGGAAAAAGCCACCGCTGCCGGCGTATTCCCAGGCGGCTACTTCAAGCGCGAAGGCCGCCCGACCGAAAAGGAAATCCTCACCTGTCGCATGACGGACCGCCCGCTCCGTCCGCTTTTCCCAAAAGGCTACCTCTACGAAACCCAGATCGTCGCCATCCTGCTCAGCGCCGATGGCGTGAATGATTCCGACATTCTCTCGATGAACGGCGCCTCCGCCGCCCTCGCTCTCTCGGACATCCCGTTCGCCGGCCCGATCGGCGCCGTGCGCGTCGGCCGCGTCGATGGCGAATTCGTCATCAACCCGACCCACGACCAACGCGCTGACAGCGACCTCGACCTGATCTACGTCGGCGACAAGGAAAACGTCATCATGATCGAAGGCCAGGCCGACGAGCTTCCGGAAGACGAGTTCATCAAGGCGCTTCACTTCGCCCAGGCCGCCGTCGTCAAGCTCGTCGCCGCCCAGGAAGAACTGGTGAAACTCGCCGGTAAGGAAAAGCGCTCCTACGAGCTCACCGTCGCCAAGGACAACTTGCTTGAAATCGCCTACGAAATCGCCGGCGACCGCATCGAAGCCGCCATCTACGCTCCCTCCAAAACCGAACGCGCCAAGAAAGTCGGCGCGCTGCGCGACGAGGTGGAGGCCGCCATCAAGGAGCGCGCCCCCGAGGCGACCGATTTCGACGTCGAGCAAGCCTTCGAATACCTTCAGAAGAAGGCGTTCCGCATCTCCATCATGGAAAAAGGCGTTCGCGCCGACGGACGCTCCATCAACGACCTGCGCACCCTCTACGGAGAAGTCGGCACCCTGCCACGCGTCCACGGCTCCGCCATTTTCTCCCGCGGAGAAACCCAGGCGCTCGCCATCACCACGCTGGCACCTGCGGACGAGAAGCAACACTTCGACAACTACGCCGGTGGCGAGGACGAGAAGCGCTTCATCCTCCACTACAACTTCCCTCCCTTCTCCGTCGGCGAATGCGGACGCATGGGCGGCATCAACCGCCGGGAAATCGGCCACGGATCGCTCGCCGAGCGCTCCATCGAGCCCGTCATCCCTGACGAGTCCGTCTTCCCATACGCCATCCGCGTCTCGTCGGAAGTCATGGAGTCCAACGGCTCCACCTCGATGGCGTCCGTCTGCGCCGGCACCATGGCCCTCCTCGACGCCGGTGTCCCGCTGATCCGCCCCGTCGGCGGCATCTCCGTCGGCCTCGTGACCGAGACCAACGAAGACGGCACCCTCAAGGCGCACAAGATGCTCCTCGACATCATCGGCTCCGAGGACTTCTACGGCGACATGGACTTCAAGCTCTGCGGCACGGACGAAGGTGTCACCGGCTACCAGCTCGACCTCAAGCTTCCCGGCCTCCCCCTCTCCATGCTGGAGGAGGCGATCCACATCGCCAAGGCGGGCCGCACCAAGGTCATCGCGAAAATGGCCGAGTCCATCGTCGAGCCGAAGCAGCTCAGCCCGCACGCTCCACGCATCGTTTCCGTGAAGATCCCGGCCGACCGCATCGGCGAACTCATCGGACCTGGCGGCAAGAACATCAAGGGCATCCAGGCCGAGTCCGGCGCCGAGATCAACATCGAGGACGACGGCACCGTGCACATCTACGCTTCCAAACAAGAAGGCCTCGATCGCGCCAAGTCGATGATCGACCGCATGTTCCAGGAAATCGAAGTGGGCAAGGTCTACACCGGCAAGGTGGTTTCCATCACCCAGTTCGGCGCGTTCATGGAAGTGCTTCCAGGCAAGGACGGACTCGTCCACGTCTCGGAACTCGCCGAAGGCCGCACCGAGAAGGTCGAGGACGTCGTCAAGAAAGGCGACACCATCACCGCCAAGTGCCTCGGAGTTGACGAAAAAGGCCGCGTGAAAATGTCACGCCGCGCCTGGCTCCGCGACCAAGCCGCCGCCGAAGCAGAGGCGAATCCACAGCCTGTCGCTGCCGAGTAA
- the rpsO gene encoding 30S ribosomal protein S15, which produces MAEQKEINVADYQLHEGDTGSAPYQVALLTKRIFHLTDHLNAHKKDFSSRRGLLTLVSQRRKLLDYIKKGSEEKYQQVISGLGLRR; this is translated from the coding sequence ATGGCCGAACAAAAAGAAATCAACGTAGCAGACTATCAACTCCACGAAGGAGACACCGGAAGCGCCCCTTACCAAGTGGCTCTTCTCACGAAGCGGATCTTCCATCTCACGGACCACCTGAACGCCCACAAGAAGGACTTCTCGTCCCGCCGTGGCCTTCTGACCCTCGTTTCCCAACGCCGCAAGCTTCTTGATTACATCAAGAAAGGCTCCGAGGAGAAATACCAGCAGGTCATCTCCGGCCTCGGACTCCGCCGCTAA
- a CDS encoding protocatechuate 3,4-dioxygenase → MIEMPHLWTRRKIIGTMALAFGAPGAFAEQLTLTPRQTEGPLYPDHLPLDTDNDLLVVNDGITANIGEVTHLSGRLLDPKGDPIRNAVIEIWQVDGNGVYIHSESGDAEKRDKNFQGFGRFLTSSTGEYYFRTIKPIAYPGRTPHIHFAVKMKGREKWTTQCYVKGAPQNEKDFVLQGIKDVKARESVIVDFAAIKESKIGELAARFDIVMGFTPEDNH, encoded by the coding sequence ATGATCGAAATGCCCCATCTCTGGACCCGGCGGAAAATCATCGGCACCATGGCGCTCGCCTTCGGCGCGCCGGGTGCCTTCGCCGAGCAACTCACGCTCACCCCCAGACAGACCGAGGGACCGCTCTACCCGGACCACCTCCCGCTGGATACCGACAACGACCTGCTGGTCGTCAATGACGGCATCACCGCGAACATCGGCGAGGTGACCCACTTGTCCGGCAGGCTCCTCGACCCGAAAGGCGATCCGATCCGCAACGCGGTCATCGAGATCTGGCAGGTCGATGGCAACGGAGTCTACATCCACAGCGAAAGCGGTGATGCGGAAAAACGGGACAAGAACTTCCAAGGCTTCGGCCGTTTCCTCACCAGTTCGACCGGCGAGTATTATTTCCGCACCATCAAGCCCATCGCCTACCCCGGCCGGACGCCGCACATCCATTTCGCGGTGAAGATGAAGGGCCGGGAGAAATGGACCACCCAGTGTTATGTCAAGGGCGCGCCACAGAATGAGAAGGACTTCGTCCTGCAGGGCATCAAGGACGTGAAGGCGCGCGAGTCCGTCATCGTGGACTTCGCCGCCATCAAGGAGTCGAAGATCGGCGAGCTCGCGGCCAGGTTTGACATCGTGATGGGCTTCACGCCCGAGGACAACCATTGA
- a CDS encoding sensor histidine kinase, giving the protein MMRPALLTILPMLAAAVLVMVGGERMARREVETRTPADRTRLLDFADSFRRELVRLESLYLDHMEDLAYRSPYAKQEDATAAAAEISGIRLIRVFRQKGNDLTISPPFNPGRLPEIELEKRKRPFDPENAVVLGAALLEKDLPKNGSWLASPVPSLQVHCRQPEPGVLVAFLIDMAQVRERASGHVASWLEEPLAPLREAGERVQIELADGRALAKVGSDRHGPAASIIPIRTLFGDWQIRTWDGLVVSRTYDPATLATAVVLAIVLLASGGVLFIQQKRALRLASERVSFVNRVSHELGTPLTNLTLNLDLATEVLTSRPAEARRRLGLVAEEIERLSRLVANVLTFSRRERDTLELKPVRCMPGEIIGRTLESFRPALERRGIVIEARISADNPALLDADALSQITGNLLSNVEKYATAGRWLGLEAVQDGGLLTLEVRDHGPGIPAVSRQRIFKPFERVLQTTNEGASGTGLGLAIGQDLAGRMGGTLELMETGQGAAFRLRIPAPPALAIVTDTDAA; this is encoded by the coding sequence ATGATGCGTCCCGCGCTTCTCACCATACTGCCCATGCTCGCCGCCGCCGTCCTCGTGATGGTCGGCGGCGAACGCATGGCCAGGCGTGAAGTCGAGACACGGACTCCCGCGGATCGCACCCGGCTGCTGGATTTCGCGGATTCCTTCCGCCGGGAGCTGGTCCGCCTGGAGTCGCTTTATCTGGATCACATGGAGGATCTCGCCTACCGGAGCCCGTACGCGAAACAGGAAGATGCGACCGCCGCGGCTGCGGAAATTTCCGGCATCCGGTTGATCCGGGTCTTCCGGCAGAAGGGAAACGATCTGACCATCTCCCCTCCATTCAATCCCGGACGCCTTCCTGAGATCGAACTCGAAAAACGCAAACGGCCTTTTGATCCGGAAAACGCTGTCGTTCTGGGTGCGGCATTGCTGGAAAAAGACCTGCCAAAAAACGGCAGTTGGCTTGCCAGTCCGGTCCCCTCCCTGCAAGTCCACTGCCGCCAGCCGGAGCCGGGCGTGCTGGTCGCCTTCCTCATCGACATGGCCCAGGTCCGCGAGCGCGCGTCAGGTCATGTCGCATCTTGGTTGGAGGAGCCGCTCGCACCGTTGCGGGAAGCAGGGGAGCGGGTGCAGATCGAGCTGGCTGACGGCCGCGCCCTCGCCAAGGTAGGCTCGGACCGTCATGGTCCGGCAGCCTCCATTATTCCGATCCGCACGCTGTTCGGAGATTGGCAGATCCGGACATGGGACGGTCTTGTCGTCAGCAGAACGTACGACCCCGCCACTCTCGCGACTGCGGTGGTCCTCGCCATCGTGCTGCTGGCATCCGGCGGTGTTTTGTTCATCCAGCAGAAACGTGCGCTCAGGCTCGCCAGCGAACGCGTCTCCTTTGTCAACCGGGTGTCCCACGAACTCGGCACGCCGCTTACGAATCTCACGCTGAATCTCGACCTCGCCACGGAGGTCCTCACCTCCCGTCCCGCGGAGGCGCGCCGCCGGCTCGGCCTGGTGGCCGAGGAAATCGAGCGGTTGTCGCGTTTGGTCGCGAACGTCCTGACCTTTTCCCGCCGCGAACGGGATACTTTGGAACTCAAGCCCGTCCGCTGCATGCCCGGGGAAATCATCGGGCGCACGCTGGAAAGTTTCCGCCCCGCGCTGGAACGGCGGGGAATCGTGATCGAAGCGCGGATTTCCGCTGACAATCCCGCGCTACTGGATGCCGATGCTCTCAGCCAGATCACCGGTAACCTTCTCTCGAATGTCGAAAAATACGCAACCGCAGGCCGGTGGTTGGGGCTGGAGGCGGTTCAGGATGGAGGCTTGCTCACCCTTGAGGTGCGCGATCATGGGCCGGGCATCCCCGCCGTCTCCCGCCAGCGGATCTTCAAACCCTTCGAGCGCGTTCTCCAGACGACCAACGAAGGTGCCAGCGGCACCGGCCTGGGACTCGCCATCGGCCAAGACCTCGCCGGGCGAATGGGTGGTACGCTTGAACTAATGGAAACCGGGCAGGGCGCGGCTTTTCGCCTGAGAATCCCGGCTCCACCCGCCCTTGCCATTGTCACCGATACCGACGCCGCATGA
- a CDS encoding response regulator transcription factor, giving the protein MKILIAEDDPLTLDALAACVESDGFTALRAADGRQALDLWRSDRPDLLCLDIMMPGVDGYEVCRRVRAGNRDIPILFLSAKNQEIDVVVGLDLGADDFIRKPFTRAEVMARIRSALRRIAPREGKDDFQLGDLRIRPRAMIAERDGKSIELTPREVTMLRLLHDHRGDPVSRDAFLDTCWGIDYFPDSRTLDQHVFLLRKKIERDPANPVIIQTVRSAGYRCGAVVPG; this is encoded by the coding sequence ATGAAAATCCTCATCGCCGAAGACGATCCGCTCACGCTTGATGCCCTCGCAGCCTGCGTCGAGAGCGATGGGTTCACCGCCCTGCGCGCGGCGGACGGACGCCAGGCGCTCGACCTCTGGAGATCGGACCGACCGGATCTGCTGTGTCTGGACATCATGATGCCGGGAGTGGACGGCTACGAGGTCTGCCGCCGGGTACGCGCCGGAAACCGTGACATTCCCATCCTGTTCCTTTCCGCGAAGAATCAGGAAATCGACGTGGTGGTCGGACTGGATCTCGGGGCCGATGATTTCATCCGCAAGCCCTTCACGCGCGCCGAGGTGATGGCCCGCATCCGTTCCGCCCTCCGCCGCATCGCACCACGGGAGGGGAAGGACGACTTCCAACTCGGTGATCTCCGCATCCGGCCACGTGCCATGATCGCCGAGAGGGATGGGAAATCCATCGAGCTCACACCGCGCGAGGTCACCATGTTGCGTCTGCTCCACGACCATCGCGGTGACCCTGTCTCGCGCGACGCCTTCCTCGATACCTGCTGGGGCATCGATTATTTTCCGGACTCCCGCACGCTCGACCAGCATGTCTTCCTCCTGAGGAAGAAGATCGAGCGGGATCCCGCGAATCCGGTGATCATCCAGACGGTGCGGTCGGCGGGATATCGGTGTGGTGCGGTCGTCCCGGGTTGA
- a CDS encoding LuxR C-terminal-related transcriptional regulator, with product MYSDTPLEFDHAVTVGIVEGNHILAENLRRAVDAAPNTRCAGVWHSAKECLQKIGEARPLMVLMDIDLPGISGIAATAALKRLMPDVQVMIVSLDANPQRISEAIQAGACGYFIKPTPGGGMGSSGTVPPFGCENTVTEMARSVIEKLHTRGQKTRLDKTSEPLTPRETVVARLIAEGCTNKEIACQMDVGLETVRTHIRTIFRKLNVRSRTEVAVKYLKSLKNWSAGEMSAAS from the coding sequence ATGTATTCTGACACACCCCTGGAATTCGATCACGCAGTCACAGTCGGCATCGTGGAAGGAAACCACATCCTTGCCGAAAACCTGCGCCGCGCGGTGGATGCCGCACCCAACACCCGTTGTGCCGGTGTCTGGCATTCCGCGAAGGAGTGCCTGCAGAAGATCGGCGAAGCCCGCCCGCTCATGGTCCTGATGGACATCGACCTGCCCGGCATCTCCGGCATCGCCGCCACCGCGGCTCTGAAACGGCTGATGCCGGACGTACAGGTGATGATCGTCTCGCTGGATGCGAACCCCCAGCGGATCTCCGAAGCCATCCAGGCCGGAGCCTGTGGTTACTTCATCAAACCCACTCCCGGCGGCGGAATGGGCTCCTCCGGAACCGTCCCTCCTTTCGGTTGTGAAAACACCGTCACGGAGATGGCCCGCAGCGTGATCGAAAAACTCCACACCCGCGGACAGAAGACCCGGTTGGACAAGACCTCGGAGCCTCTCACGCCACGCGAGACCGTCGTCGCCCGGCTCATCGCCGAAGGCTGCACCAACAAGGAAATCGCCTGCCAGATGGATGTGGGCTTGGAAACCGTCCGCACGCACATCCGCACCATTTTCCGGAAACTCAACGTCCGCTCAAGGACGGAGGTGGCGGTCAAATACCTCAAGTCCTTGAAAAATTGGAGCGCGGGCGAGATGAGCGCCGCGTCCTGA
- a CDS encoding ECF-type sigma factor produces the protein MSSEQLLPLVYDELRRLAASRMARESAGMTLQPTALVHEAWLRLSEKGGRNWNDRTHFFRAAALAMRRILVDRARQKSSLKSGGLRAELDITAMTPVEVTPDERLLLIDESLQRLEKEDPESARIVLLKFFAGLTNQEAAATLGVNVRTVERQWAYAKASLFQMVKEIEDGSRPPH, from the coding sequence TTGTCGTCCGAGCAGCTGTTGCCGCTGGTCTACGACGAACTGCGGCGTCTTGCGGCATCCCGCATGGCGCGGGAGTCCGCGGGAATGACCTTGCAGCCGACCGCGCTGGTCCATGAGGCATGGCTCCGCCTGTCGGAGAAAGGCGGGAGAAACTGGAACGACCGCACCCATTTCTTCCGCGCGGCGGCGCTGGCCATGCGCCGCATCCTGGTGGACCGCGCGCGGCAGAAATCCAGCCTCAAGAGCGGCGGGTTGCGGGCGGAGTTGGACATCACCGCGATGACCCCGGTGGAGGTCACGCCGGACGAACGCCTGCTGCTGATCGACGAGAGCCTCCAGCGCCTGGAAAAAGAAGACCCGGAGAGCGCCCGCATCGTCCTGCTCAAGTTTTTCGCGGGACTTACCAACCAGGAGGCGGCGGCCACGCTCGGAGTGAACGTCCGCACCGTCGAGCGGCAATGGGCCTATGCGAAGGCGAGTTTGTTTCAGATGGTGAAGGAAATCGAGGACGGGTCACGCCCCCCCCATTGA